A single Armatimonadota bacterium DNA region contains:
- the glmU gene encoding bifunctional UDP-N-acetylglucosamine diphosphorylase/glucosamine-1-phosphate N-acetyltransferase GlmU, with protein sequence MATIGIVMAAGKGTRMKSDLPKALHSVCGRPMLGYVLKALEGAGAAPCIIVVGHKEELVRSAFGDQYFYARQEQQLGTGDAARQAVPHLPESGTVLIAPGDAPLITSEAIQEMLGKHRTENASLTLAAVTLENPTGYGRVVQEPGRLRIVEEKDATPEERQITHCAASFYAVEASALRVGLSKLSDDNAAREFYLTDIVAILSQMGEKVVTWDCRHPELLMGVNDRWELAQATKTLYRRIAKRHAINGATIIDPDTAYIEDDIEIGADTVIYPNSHLRQGVRIGARCEIGPDVVIAKARIGDDCRVQRSNVIDSELESDVWVGPFSNVRPGCLLKSGSRIGAFVEVNRSVIGRGAKAVHLAYLGDAILGEGVNIGAGTITCNFDGKHKNQTHIGDDAFVGSNSTLIAPVNIAPNSYIAAGSAITDDVPEGALGIGRGRQVNKEGWVQKRNRSDE encoded by the coding sequence ATGGCGACGATTGGCATAGTGATGGCCGCGGGCAAAGGCACACGCATGAAGTCAGACCTTCCTAAAGCCCTTCATTCTGTTTGCGGACGCCCCATGCTCGGATATGTTCTCAAAGCGCTCGAAGGCGCCGGAGCAGCCCCTTGCATCATCGTCGTCGGGCACAAAGAGGAACTCGTCCGATCGGCGTTCGGCGACCAATATTTCTATGCGCGACAAGAACAGCAATTGGGCACCGGCGATGCCGCGCGCCAGGCCGTCCCGCACTTGCCCGAATCGGGCACAGTCTTGATCGCTCCGGGCGATGCGCCGCTCATCACTAGCGAAGCGATCCAAGAAATGCTGGGCAAGCACCGGACGGAAAACGCATCGTTGACGTTGGCTGCCGTAACTTTGGAGAATCCGACCGGATATGGGCGAGTCGTTCAAGAACCAGGCCGACTGAGAATTGTTGAAGAAAAGGACGCTACCCCGGAGGAACGGCAGATTACCCATTGCGCGGCATCGTTCTATGCGGTCGAGGCATCGGCGCTCAGGGTCGGCTTGTCCAAGCTGAGCGATGACAACGCGGCGCGAGAGTTCTATCTGACCGACATCGTTGCCATTCTGTCCCAAATGGGAGAAAAAGTTGTAACATGGGACTGCCGCCATCCAGAGTTGCTGATGGGCGTCAACGACCGATGGGAACTAGCACAAGCGACCAAGACCCTCTATCGCCGCATTGCCAAGCGCCATGCGATCAACGGCGCTACGATCATCGATCCAGATACGGCCTACATAGAAGATGACATCGAGATCGGCGCGGACACCGTTATCTATCCCAACTCGCACCTGCGCCAAGGCGTTCGGATCGGCGCTCGATGCGAGATCGGGCCGGACGTGGTGATCGCCAAAGCGCGCATCGGCGACGACTGCCGCGTTCAGCGGTCGAACGTGATCGATAGCGAGCTGGAATCGGACGTTTGGGTCGGGCCGTTTTCCAACGTCCGGCCGGGCTGTCTGCTCAAATCCGGTTCTAGAATAGGCGCGTTTGTCGAAGTCAATCGTTCTGTGATCGGTCGTGGCGCAAAGGCCGTGCACTTGGCTTATTTGGGCGATGCGATCTTGGGCGAAGGCGTTAACATCGGCGCGGGCACGATTACCTGCAACTTTGACGGCAAGCATAAGAATCAAACGCACATTGGCGACGACGCTTTTGTCGGTTCCAACTCGACTTTAATCGCGCCGGTCAACATCGCCCCTAATTCCTACATCGCGGCGGGCAGCGCGATCACCGACGATGTGCCCGAGGGCGCGCTCGGTATCGGCCGAGGCCGGCAGGTGAACAAAGAGGGCTGGGTGCAGAAGCGCAATAGGAGCGACGAGTAA
- the cadA gene encoding cadmium-translocating P-type ATPase, which yields MEAPSQILDLRVRSPILLRCAPCSERFCDRLTKREGIQDIQIDPGRARVRLIYDPASQSAERLEAIVQEACDALEREFDHQTYEIAGMDCPDCAITVQRAVSNLPGALWVDVDFAASRLSMEYDPKALALNRVTSAVRHAGYRAIVPGQVQKSRDLATWGLLALGGAGLLLSFLATVGPWLAWLIVAGYGAPIVLAAVRSLALRRITMHTLMTLAIIGALSIGEHLEAAMLVWLFALGSAVQNRALLKTRSALASLLELAPPVARAIIDGQEREIPVSELEIGMLIEVRPGERCPIDGTVISGETSMNESALTGESLPVDKRLGSLVLAGSLNGQGIIRVEVAKPYADTTLAKMIEAAQGSGSSKSETHQAIDRFAAWYTPAVIGLAALVALGGSQIFGLPMPDALHRALWLLVVACPCALVIATPVAIVAALGSASKQGAMVKGGDVLERLAKIDRVALDKTGTLTYSSVQLADHCFVNDAASAIAGSLAALNDHPLSRATALRLTDRLPVESYALYSGQGVEGSVNGQSYRFGSLEFATNERQVPAAIAQFIETNKGASVAALSDRTSVIAAFAFADTVRPDAKDAVTELLDMGVRVTALSGDQPEAVERVAKEMSVTDWRAGLTPQQKRELIEQSPHVAMIGDGINDVLALQSASVGIAMGAAGSDAAVEAADAALMRDDLRAVPKLIRLARRTSSVIRQNILISVVTKALLIGLGIAMPIGLWAAVLGDTGVSLLVTLNAARLLRTPR from the coding sequence GTGGAGGCGCCGTCCCAGATCCTCGACTTGAGGGTCCGATCTCCCATCTTGCTCCGTTGCGCCCCGTGCAGCGAGCGATTTTGCGACCGGCTGACCAAGCGCGAAGGCATTCAAGACATCCAGATCGATCCGGGCCGCGCTCGCGTGCGCCTGATTTACGATCCGGCCTCGCAATCGGCCGAACGACTTGAGGCCATCGTACAAGAGGCTTGCGACGCCCTAGAGCGCGAGTTTGACCACCAGACCTATGAAATTGCAGGCATGGACTGCCCGGATTGCGCGATCACGGTTCAAAGGGCCGTCTCCAACTTGCCGGGCGCATTGTGGGTGGATGTCGATTTTGCCGCCAGCCGCCTTAGCATGGAATACGATCCAAAGGCGCTCGCGCTCAATCGCGTAACCAGCGCGGTGCGCCACGCAGGCTACCGTGCGATTGTGCCCGGACAAGTTCAAAAAAGCCGAGACTTGGCTACCTGGGGTCTGCTGGCTTTGGGCGGAGCCGGTCTGCTTCTATCGTTCTTGGCGACGGTTGGGCCCTGGCTGGCTTGGCTGATCGTTGCCGGATACGGAGCGCCGATCGTCTTGGCCGCTGTCCGAAGTCTGGCTCTGCGCCGCATCACCATGCACACGCTGATGACCCTCGCGATCATCGGCGCGCTCAGCATCGGCGAGCATTTGGAAGCCGCGATGCTCGTCTGGCTCTTTGCGCTGGGTTCGGCGGTTCAGAACCGCGCGCTGCTCAAAACCCGCAGCGCATTAGCCTCGCTGCTCGAGTTGGCGCCGCCCGTCGCCCGAGCCATCATCGACGGGCAAGAACGGGAGATCCCCGTGTCCGAACTCGAAATCGGCATGCTGATTGAAGTTCGCCCCGGCGAGCGATGCCCCATCGACGGAACCGTGATCAGCGGCGAAACCAGCATGAACGAGTCCGCGCTGACCGGCGAAAGCCTGCCTGTGGACAAGCGATTGGGCTCCCTGGTACTAGCCGGCAGCCTTAATGGGCAAGGCATCATCCGCGTCGAGGTCGCCAAACCGTACGCCGATACTACTCTCGCCAAGATGATCGAGGCGGCGCAAGGTTCAGGATCGAGCAAGAGCGAAACGCACCAAGCCATCGACCGATTCGCCGCTTGGTATACCCCTGCCGTGATCGGATTGGCCGCTTTGGTGGCGTTGGGAGGTTCGCAGATTTTTGGTCTCCCCATGCCGGATGCTTTGCATCGCGCGCTCTGGCTGCTGGTCGTCGCTTGCCCGTGCGCATTGGTGATTGCGACGCCGGTCGCCATTGTCGCCGCCTTGGGTTCGGCATCCAAACAGGGAGCGATGGTGAAGGGCGGCGATGTGTTAGAGCGTCTCGCCAAAATCGACCGCGTTGCGCTGGACAAGACCGGCACGCTCACTTACTCCTCGGTTCAACTAGCCGATCATTGCTTTGTAAACGACGCCGCTTCCGCTATTGCGGGGTCGCTAGCGGCGCTGAACGACCATCCTCTCTCTCGCGCGACGGCCTTGCGATTGACCGATCGCCTTCCTGTCGAATCGTACGCGCTCTACTCGGGTCAAGGCGTCGAAGGATCGGTCAATGGCCAATCCTATCGCTTCGGTTCGCTCGAATTTGCAACCAATGAGAGGCAAGTCCCGGCGGCCATCGCGCAGTTCATCGAGACGAACAAGGGCGCCTCGGTCGCCGCGCTATCCGATCGGACGAGCGTGATCGCCGCATTCGCCTTCGCCGATACCGTCCGGCCAGACGCGAAAGATGCCGTAACGGAGCTGCTCGACATGGGCGTCCGCGTAACCGCGCTCAGCGGCGATCAGCCCGAAGCCGTGGAGAGGGTTGCCAAAGAGATGAGCGTAACCGACTGGCGCGCAGGTCTAACGCCGCAACAGAAGCGGGAACTGATCGAGCAGTCGCCCCATGTCGCCATGATCGGCGATGGGATCAACGACGTGCTGGCGCTTCAATCGGCATCGGTCGGTATCGCGATGGGAGCAGCCGGCTCGGACGCCGCTGTCGAGGCAGCCGACGCCGCGCTCATGCGGGACGACCTGCGAGCCGTGCCCAAGTTGATCCGGCTGGCGCGCCGGACTTCGTCCGTGATCCGTCAGAACATCCTCATCTCGGTCGTTACCAAGGCTTTGTTGATCGGCTTGGGCATTGCGATGCCGATCGGCCTTTGGGCGGCGGTTCTGGGCGATACGGGCGTCTCTCTGTTGGTAACGCTGAACGCCGCCCGCCTGCTTCGAACCCCGCGATAG
- a CDS encoding aminopeptidase P family protein codes for MHAERRAKLMPTLEKHGIDALLITNTVNARYLTGFTGSYVQLVLTSAGPFALTSGIYTNQISQEAPDLPVRQVSLTDPMETLKEALNEHGIKRLGFENGSVLAKTLQTWRDKLEGIELVPVDDAVESLRLIKDANEIAILRKACALADACFEHIQRLLRPEAVEWDIAMEIDFFFRRNGAFNAFDTIAVSGENSAKPHGKPGERRFQLGDFVTMDFGARVDGYCSDITRTVVIGKASDRHKEIYFTVLKALESAIDGIKPGRSGKEIDGIARGAIEEAGFGDYFGHGLGHSIGLTVHDGPGFSRREENVLQAGMVVTVEPGIYLPGFGGVRIEEDVLITETGCEQLTRSERGLLEMDWTGKL; via the coding sequence ATGCACGCAGAACGCCGCGCCAAACTGATGCCGACGCTGGAAAAGCACGGCATCGATGCCCTGCTCATCACAAACACGGTCAACGCTCGATATCTGACCGGATTCACAGGCTCGTACGTTCAGTTGGTGTTGACTTCTGCCGGTCCGTTTGCACTGACCAGCGGCATCTACACGAACCAGATCTCGCAGGAAGCGCCCGACTTGCCCGTCCGTCAAGTTTCACTGACCGATCCGATGGAGACGTTGAAAGAGGCGCTCAACGAGCACGGCATCAAGAGGCTCGGGTTTGAGAACGGCTCTGTATTGGCCAAAACTCTTCAAACATGGCGAGACAAGTTGGAAGGGATCGAACTGGTTCCTGTAGACGACGCCGTGGAATCGCTTCGTTTGATTAAGGACGCAAACGAGATTGCTATCCTGCGCAAGGCCTGCGCTCTAGCGGATGCTTGCTTCGAGCACATTCAACGGTTGCTTCGGCCCGAGGCGGTCGAGTGGGACATTGCGATGGAGATCGATTTCTTCTTTCGCCGCAACGGCGCGTTCAACGCATTTGATACGATCGCGGTTTCGGGAGAAAACAGCGCCAAGCCACACGGCAAACCGGGCGAGAGGCGGTTTCAGTTAGGCGATTTTGTAACGATGGACTTTGGCGCACGGGTGGACGGCTATTGCTCGGATATCACGCGCACGGTGGTCATTGGAAAGGCGAGCGATCGGCACAAGGAGATTTATTTCACTGTCCTGAAAGCTTTGGAGAGCGCGATCGACGGCATCAAGCCCGGTCGTTCGGGCAAAGAGATCGACGGCATTGCGCGAGGCGCGATTGAGGAAGCCGGTTTTGGCGATTACTTTGGCCACGGCTTGGGACACTCCATCGGGCTGACGGTGCATGACGGACCGGGGTTCTCGCGCAGAGAGGAGAACGTGCTTCAAGCAGGCATGGTCGTAACGGTCGAGCCGGGCATCTATCTGCCCGGATTTGGCGGGGTAAGGATCGAAGAGGACGTTTTAATCACAGAAACGGGCTGCGAGCAACTGACCCGGTCCGAGCGCGGCCTGTTAGAGATGGACTGGACGGGAAAACTGTAA
- the aroQ gene encoding type II 3-dehydroquinate dehydratase, with protein MIGVSGSVLVLHGPNLASLGRREPEIYGSLSLADIDSLIYHRANELKLDVRIHQSNHEGALIDLIEEHQAWAEGIIINAGALTHTSIALRDAIAGARLPTIEVHLSNTQARERFRKVSMIAPVCVGSIAGFGAQSYLLALQAMSDLFAIKE; from the coding sequence ATTATCGGCGTGTCTGGCAGCGTTCTGGTATTGCACGGTCCCAATCTCGCTTCGTTGGGCCGCCGAGAGCCTGAAATCTACGGCTCGCTCTCTCTCGCCGACATCGACAGCCTTATCTACCACCGCGCAAACGAACTGAAGTTAGACGTCCGCATTCATCAATCCAATCACGAGGGTGCTTTGATCGACCTGATCGAGGAGCATCAAGCGTGGGCCGAGGGGATTATCATCAATGCGGGCGCGCTGACGCACACCAGCATTGCGCTGCGCGACGCGATCGCGGGCGCAAGGTTGCCAACGATCGAGGTTCATCTGAGCAATACGCAAGCGCGGGAGCGATTCCGGAAAGTCTCGATGATTGCGCCGGTGTGCGTCGGCAGCATCGCAGGGTTTGGGGCTCAAAGCTACCTGTTAGCCTTGCAGGCCATGAGCGATCTATTTGCTATAAAGGAGTAA
- a CDS encoding CocE/NonD family hydrolase yields the protein MKKLLIGALLLIALAPVSAQKREAKITFAGNDAGFCRYELKRDGSFASSGMLQIANIKMESSASGKIKDGKLIEYKQVEKSQDGEATLTAKGKKLTIQVKGKKDATTRDYDAPAAYMANLHPWMVSSIIKQYDKQGPETQELDIFVTDGAVKTKVKLSRRPVKTFEGPKGRQTAEHYLARFSSGVEIDFYADEKGEVLAWDVPSQRVQYVFAGYEDLMVDPTTKFKELSQPQHPVKTETLVKIKMRDGVELAATVARPDSEGKFPAILVRTPYNRKMSALEGDWWAKRGFVYITQDVRGRDDSDGEWEPFLNEREDGYDTLNWIVAQPWCDGNIGMIGGSYLGFVQWQVAVTGHPALKAIIPQVSPPDLFFNIPWDHGVFMMYGAVWWANYVKGKSVPEGGPKLLSDKMDKFYTLPLSKLDDEMLEEDVPFYNKWLEMDRHSSFGKANFLDLMDKVKIPVLHISGWWDGDGIGTKLNWERLRSLGHKDQWVIYGPWSHAFNTSTQTGDVDYGPEAVLELNSVYLRFFDQHLKGKDVAWKEQPKARIFVTGANEWREFSDWPPGPQKTLYLSSDAPANGIKGQGRLVEAKPGNEEPSRYTYNPASATIPEELKEMKDYQTSTKLNLSKEKDDFLIFKTPVLEEDLEISGSAELELYFSSSAKDTDFFWVLADFDEKDEPRLIGLPGKISARFVSSWDEPKLIEPGKVYKAVIPHWDVAHRFKKGHRLGVVIMSDMFPMYARNLNTGEPLKDAVKMIAAHQTIYHDAERPSQIRFHLLPKR from the coding sequence ATGAAGAAGTTACTGATCGGGGCGCTCTTGCTCATCGCTCTTGCGCCGGTCAGCGCACAGAAGCGCGAGGCCAAGATCACCTTTGCAGGCAACGACGCTGGATTCTGTCGCTACGAACTGAAGCGAGACGGTTCGTTCGCTTCTAGCGGGATGCTCCAAATTGCGAACATCAAGATGGAGAGCTCGGCATCCGGCAAGATCAAAGACGGCAAGCTGATTGAATACAAGCAGGTCGAGAAAAGCCAAGACGGCGAGGCGACTTTGACCGCTAAAGGCAAAAAGCTGACGATCCAGGTAAAGGGCAAGAAAGACGCGACGACCCGCGACTATGATGCGCCTGCTGCGTATATGGCCAACCTTCATCCGTGGATGGTCAGTTCGATCATCAAGCAGTACGACAAGCAGGGACCCGAGACGCAGGAACTCGACATTTTTGTAACCGACGGCGCCGTCAAGACAAAGGTCAAGCTTTCGCGTCGTCCGGTCAAGACGTTTGAAGGGCCGAAAGGCCGTCAGACCGCGGAACATTACTTAGCGCGGTTTAGCTCGGGCGTAGAGATCGACTTCTACGCCGACGAGAAGGGCGAGGTATTGGCTTGGGACGTGCCCAGCCAGCGCGTGCAGTACGTGTTTGCAGGCTACGAAGACCTCATGGTCGACCCAACGACCAAGTTCAAAGAGCTTAGCCAGCCCCAACACCCAGTCAAGACGGAGACTCTGGTCAAGATCAAGATGCGGGATGGGGTAGAGCTGGCGGCGACAGTCGCTCGACCCGATTCGGAAGGCAAGTTTCCGGCCATTCTCGTCAGAACGCCCTACAATCGAAAGATGTCAGCTTTGGAAGGCGATTGGTGGGCTAAGCGCGGGTTTGTATACATTACACAGGACGTGCGCGGTCGGGACGACAGCGACGGCGAGTGGGAGCCGTTCCTCAACGAGCGCGAGGACGGATACGACACGCTGAACTGGATCGTCGCTCAACCCTGGTGCGATGGAAACATTGGGATGATCGGCGGCAGCTACCTAGGATTCGTTCAATGGCAAGTTGCCGTTACCGGCCATCCTGCGCTCAAGGCGATCATCCCTCAAGTTTCGCCGCCCGATCTCTTTTTCAACATTCCGTGGGATCATGGCGTCTTCATGATGTACGGCGCGGTTTGGTGGGCCAATTACGTCAAGGGCAAATCGGTGCCAGAGGGCGGCCCGAAGCTACTGAGCGACAAGATGGATAAGTTCTACACATTGCCGCTCAGCAAGTTGGACGACGAAATGCTAGAAGAGGACGTGCCGTTTTACAACAAGTGGCTGGAGATGGACCGTCACTCTTCGTTCGGCAAGGCCAACTTTCTTGACCTCATGGACAAGGTGAAGATTCCTGTGCTTCATATCAGCGGTTGGTGGGACGGGGACGGCATCGGAACCAAACTCAACTGGGAGAGGCTGCGATCGTTGGGCCACAAGGATCAGTGGGTCATCTATGGTCCTTGGTCGCACGCGTTCAACACCTCCACTCAAACGGGCGACGTGGATTACGGCCCAGAGGCCGTGCTAGAGCTGAACAGCGTCTATCTGCGCTTTTTTGACCAGCATCTGAAAGGCAAAGACGTTGCCTGGAAGGAGCAGCCAAAGGCGAGGATCTTTGTAACAGGCGCCAACGAGTGGCGAGAGTTTTCTGATTGGCCGCCCGGCCCTCAAAAGACGCTCTACTTGAGCAGCGACGCTCCGGCGAATGGCATAAAGGGTCAAGGACGCCTAGTCGAAGCCAAACCAGGCAACGAAGAGCCGAGCCGCTACACTTACAACCCTGCGAGCGCGACCATACCAGAAGAACTGAAGGAGATGAAGGACTATCAAACTTCGACCAAGCTCAATTTGAGCAAGGAAAAGGACGACTTCCTGATCTTTAAGACTCCCGTGCTTGAGGAAGACTTGGAGATCAGCGGCTCGGCCGAACTCGAACTTTACTTCTCAAGCTCGGCCAAGGATACGGACTTCTTTTGGGTGCTGGCGGACTTTGATGAGAAAGACGAGCCCCGCTTGATCGGCCTTCCGGGCAAGATCAGCGCCCGATTTGTATCGAGTTGGGACGAGCCGAAGCTGATAGAACCGGGCAAGGTTTACAAGGCGGTCATTCCGCACTGGGACGTGGCGCATCGCTTCAAGAAAGGGCACCGATTGGGCGTCGTGATCATGAGCGACATGTTCCCGATGTATGCAAGGAACCTCAACACGGGCGAGCCGTTAAAGGATGCGGTGAAGATGATCGCGGCGCACCAGACGATCTATCACGATGCTGAGCGGCCCAGCCAAATCCGGTTTCACCTGTTGCCCAAGCGTTAG
- a CDS encoding alkaline phosphatase family protein — MKRLAIALVLIFSFTAHAQPPRVVIVSWDGAADWVMDRLLKEGKLPNVARLLQMGAQAEYCIPADPSVTATGHASIWTGAWPDIHGITGNRAPLLPQSEHTALDNQSGFSSLALLAEPIYMTAAKQGKKVVVLSGTHAYPPEPHVDALKQAGVDPNNTTLLSGFEYTVSPRQVVTERALKPAGDWPDAPPFVGKRLEAEIKAGEATFYLLAFDDPQHPAQGLDSMLIRQGSRSGPANIIRAADAQDNVDHFSGPFKVGKEGRYGFVYFRLFRLSPDGSQMLLYMREANAIQGWGPPGEVEKYVDMVGGFHDLPFNEYERGSFGKTLVDGGDGLAERRLMELIRFDMELLKRGSTYAIEQWRPDLLMSYTPASDSAGHCWMGVLDPDAHDYDPALAAKIWPFYTQVYQLQDEWLGTILDASRRNTVVALVSDHGMEAARKSFSANKALEEAGLLFRDRQGRIDLARTKAMQPPWGGRFVIVNGVERKGGIVPTNERESVLKAVEAALLAVRDSETGLPVVIGVKRPETQVGLGMGGPAGGDLYFETRAGYKAYGNLATGTIETARSKLGCGDHGGNPFRPKLQAIFYLGGTGVAKGTRLPGVRQIDIAPTLCYLMGIRLPAQSQGRAILEAVERRP; from the coding sequence ATGAAACGCCTCGCAATTGCCCTCGTTCTCATCTTTTCATTTACTGCTCACGCTCAGCCGCCACGAGTCGTCATTGTCTCATGGGACGGCGCGGCTGATTGGGTAATGGATCGCCTTCTTAAGGAAGGCAAACTGCCCAATGTCGCCCGTTTGCTGCAAATGGGAGCGCAGGCCGAGTACTGCATCCCGGCCGATCCCTCCGTTACCGCCACCGGACACGCCTCCATCTGGACCGGCGCATGGCCCGACATCCACGGCATCACGGGCAATCGAGCGCCTTTGCTGCCCCAATCGGAGCACACGGCGCTCGATAATCAGAGCGGTTTCAGTTCGCTCGCGCTACTGGCGGAGCCGATCTACATGACCGCTGCCAAGCAGGGCAAGAAGGTCGTCGTCCTATCGGGCACGCACGCCTACCCGCCCGAACCGCATGTGGACGCGCTCAAGCAAGCAGGCGTCGATCCGAACAACACAACGCTATTGAGCGGCTTTGAGTACACCGTTTCGCCTCGGCAAGTTGTTACTGAGCGCGCATTGAAACCGGCGGGCGATTGGCCGGACGCGCCGCCGTTCGTTGGCAAAAGGCTAGAAGCTGAGATCAAAGCAGGCGAAGCCACTTTCTATTTACTGGCGTTCGACGATCCTCAGCATCCCGCGCAAGGGCTCGATTCGATGCTGATTCGGCAAGGCTCGCGCTCTGGGCCGGCCAACATCATCCGTGCTGCGGATGCGCAAGACAACGTAGACCACTTTAGCGGTCCGTTTAAGGTTGGCAAGGAGGGGCGGTACGGTTTCGTCTACTTTCGGCTGTTTCGCCTAAGTCCCGATGGCTCCCAAATGCTGCTGTACATGCGCGAGGCGAATGCGATCCAGGGCTGGGGGCCGCCGGGCGAGGTCGAAAAGTACGTCGATATGGTGGGCGGCTTTCACGATCTGCCTTTTAACGAGTATGAGCGAGGTTCGTTCGGCAAGACTCTGGTAGACGGGGGCGACGGTCTGGCCGAGAGGCGATTGATGGAGCTGATCCGGTTCGACATGGAACTTCTCAAGCGAGGCTCGACTTATGCCATCGAGCAATGGCGACCGGACTTGCTGATGAGCTACACGCCCGCATCGGACAGCGCGGGTCATTGCTGGATGGGCGTTCTGGATCCCGATGCGCACGATTACGATCCCGCGTTGGCGGCCAAGATATGGCCGTTCTACACTCAGGTTTATCAGCTTCAAGATGAATGGCTGGGCACGATTTTGGACGCCTCGCGGCGCAATACGGTCGTTGCGCTGGTCAGCGATCATGGGATGGAGGCAGCGCGCAAGTCGTTCTCGGCCAACAAAGCGCTGGAGGAGGCGGGCTTGTTGTTTCGCGATCGGCAGGGGCGGATCGATCTGGCTCGCACCAAGGCGATGCAGCCGCCTTGGGGCGGCCGATTCGTGATCGTCAACGGCGTCGAACGCAAGGGCGGAATTGTGCCAACGAATGAGCGCGAGAGCGTATTGAAAGCCGTCGAAGCCGCGCTTCTGGCCGTGCGCGATTCTGAAACAGGTTTGCCCGTCGTTATTGGCGTCAAGCGGCCCGAGACGCAGGTCGGCCTTGGCATGGGCGGCCCGGCAGGCGGCGACTTGTATTTCGAGACTCGCGCCGGATACAAGGCTTATGGCAACTTGGCCACCGGCACCATCGAGACGGCGCGATCCAAATTAGGCTGCGGCGATCATGGCGGCAACCCTTTCCGACCCAAGCTACAGGCGATTTTCTATCTGGGCGGTACGGGCGTTGCCAAAGGAACTCGCCTGCCGGGCGTTCGTCAGATCGATATCGCGCCGACGCTTTGTTATCTGATGGGCATTCGCCTGCCTGCTCAATCGCAGGGCAGGGCAATCTTAGAGGCCGTCGAAAGGAGACCCTAA
- a CDS encoding ABC transporter ATP-binding protein: MAGVSIRSVSITYGKSVAVSDVSLEIADGEYCVLLGPSGCGKTSLLRSIAGLVNPSQGRIYVGEKDVTDLYPGDRGVALVFQNYALYPHHTVRGNLAFPLRAAKRPASEIEKQVQEVAALLHLDPFLDRLPRQLSGGQQQRVAVGRALIRQPRVLLLDEPLGNLDAALRIEMRELLRELQQSRKITTVHVTHDQLEAQAVADRIVVMDVGQVCQVGSPVEIYSKPETLFVAKFIGTPAINLLPAKVENGSLVTELAVLPNPSPSASGELLLGIRPEDLTIDEQGPIKATVSVVEPQGSEWILKLNAGGLSLHLRKGRDAMPNPPGVGQETRVSANMERARLFDAQTGRLIA, translated from the coding sequence ATGGCCGGCGTCAGCATTCGGAGCGTGTCCATTACCTATGGAAAGTCGGTCGCGGTGTCCGATGTTTCGCTCGAGATAGCCGACGGCGAGTATTGCGTTCTGCTCGGTCCGTCGGGCTGCGGCAAGACCTCGCTCTTGCGCTCCATCGCTGGATTAGTCAATCCCAGTCAGGGTCGCATCTATGTCGGAGAGAAAGATGTAACCGATCTTTATCCGGGCGACCGAGGCGTAGCGCTGGTGTTTCAAAACTATGCGCTCTATCCGCACCATACCGTTCGAGGCAACCTGGCTTTTCCTCTGAGAGCCGCCAAACGACCGGCCAGCGAAATCGAGAAGCAAGTGCAAGAAGTCGCTGCGCTGTTGCACTTGGACCCGTTCTTGGATAGGCTGCCGCGCCAATTATCGGGCGGCCAACAACAGCGCGTCGCGGTCGGCAGGGCGCTCATCCGCCAGCCTCGAGTTCTTCTTTTGGACGAGCCGCTGGGCAATCTGGACGCCGCTCTGAGAATCGAGATGCGGGAGCTTCTGCGCGAGTTGCAACAGTCCCGGAAGATCACTACTGTGCACGTAACGCACGACCAGTTGGAGGCGCAGGCAGTGGCCGACCGGATCGTTGTGATGGATGTGGGTCAAGTCTGCCAAGTCGGCTCGCCCGTAGAGATCTATTCAAAACCTGAGACGCTCTTTGTGGCCAAGTTCATCGGCACGCCCGCTATTAACCTCCTGCCGGCCAAAGTAGAAAACGGATCGCTCGTTACCGAATTGGCCGTCCTCCCCAACCCAAGCCCAAGCGCGAGCGGCGAACTTCTCTTAGGCATTCGCCCAGAGGACCTGACCATCGACGAGCAGGGACCGATCAAAGCGACCGTCTCGGTTGTCGAGCCTCAAGGCAGCGAATGGATTCTGAAGCTAAATGCCGGCGGCCTGTCGTTGCATCTGCGCAAGGGTCGAGACGCTATGCCCAATCCTCCGGGCGTGGGCCAAGAGACGCGCGTCAGCGCCAATATGGAGCGCGCGCGCCTCTTCGACGCACAGACGGGCCGCCTGATTGCCTAA